A genomic stretch from Lathyrus oleraceus cultivar Zhongwan6 chromosome 2, CAAS_Psat_ZW6_1.0, whole genome shotgun sequence includes:
- the LOC127117842 gene encoding rho GTPase-activating protein 7 isoform X1, producing the protein MSASLAAFERPRPGASNTVFKSGPLFISSKGIGWKSWKKRWFILTRTSLVFFKNDPSALPQRGGEVNLTLGGIDLNNSGSVVVREDKKLLTVLFPDGRDGRAFTLKAETSEDLFEWKTALEQALAQAPSAALVMGHNGIFRNETTDSIEGSFNQWRDKRPVKSLVVGRPILLALEDIDGGPSFLEKALRFLEKYGTKVEGILRQAADVEEVDRRVQEYEQGKVEFDAEEDSHVVGDCVKHVLRELPSSPVPASCCTALLEAYKIDRKEARINAMRCAILETFPEPNRRLLQRILKMMHTIASHSNENRMTASAVAACMAPLLLRPLLAGECELEDEFDGSGDSSAQLLAAANAANNAQAIITTLLEEYENVFDEENIQRCSISADSRVENSGTEDSTDDDNIDNKENGYHDAENENDQETDDDADRVHSGKLSESSGYAGSDLYDYKQAYGGDDSDVGSSTSNHAKAGNSNRNAVPDIHLSEDKSKQRKGNENSVDEKDVPIVLPSTESYRSMGEILSSMDPGNHLPVPGIESGSGKQTGKASSGTSFSSKRSTFWGRSNPRKSPSVESVDSSGEEELAIQRLEIAKNDLQHRIAKEARGNAILQASLERRKQALHERRLALEQDVSRLQEQLQAERDLRAALEVGLSMSSGQISNSRGMDSKTKAELEEIALAEADVARLKQKVAELHHQLNQQRQHHYGSLTDVGGDRYQHAQNLPQPRFLQQDFDSTLAYCNHERKQRTEESVLGNDWRNIKGQVLASGNGTRQTSRKPFIDSSPSDSKSTEASTSMSVDELGVVDSGSVPSTSRAAEVTEYGRHPSVASSTLVELTTRLDFFKERRSQLMEQLHNLDLNYGSTTSQDMVYKPTSPSWS; encoded by the exons ATGTCTGCTTCTTTAGCAGCTTTTGAGAGACCTAGACCTGGGGCTTCAAATACG GTTTTTAAAAGTGGCCCACTTTTCATATCTTCCAAAG GAATAGGCTGGAAGTCCTGGAAGAAGAGGTGGTTTATACTCACGCGCACGTCGCTGGTTTTCTTCAAAAATGACCCT AGTGCTCTTCCTCAGAGAGGCGGGGAAGTAAACCTGACTTTGGGCGGTATTGACCTAAACAACTCGGGGAG TGTTGTTGTTAGAGAAGACAAAAAGCTACTAACAGTATTATTTCCAGATGGACGCGATGGTCGAGCGTTCACCCTTAAG GCGGAGACGTCGGAAGACTTATTTGAATGGAAGACAGCTCTTGAACAAGCCCTTGCACAAGCACCAAGTGCTGCCCTTGTCATGGGACACAACGGGATTTTCAGGAATGAGACAACTGATTCTATTGAAGGGTCTTTCAATCAAT GGAGAGACAAGCGTCCGGTTAAGTCTTTGGTTGTTGGAAGACCGATTCTGCTAGCACTCGAAGATATTGATGGAGGGCCGTCTTTCCTTGAAAAAGCTCTTCGTTTTCTAGAGAAGTATG GAACTAAAGTTGAAGGAATATTGCGGCAGGCTGCAGACGTTGAGGAAGTAGACCGAAGAGTTCAAGAATACGAGCAAG GTAAGGTTGAGTttgatgcagaggaagattccCATGTTGTTGGTGACTGTGTTAAG CATGTTCTAAGGGAGCTTCCCTCGTCTCCGGTTCCAGCTTCATGCTGTACTGCATTGTTGGAGGCTTATA AAATTGATCGCAAGGAAGCTAGGATTAATGCAATGCGCTGTGCTATATTGGAGACCTTTCCAGAGCCAAATCGACGTTTGTTACAGAG AATTTTGAAGATGATGCACACGATCGCTTCTCATTCTAACGAGAATAGGATGACTGCTTCTGCCGTTGCTGCGTGCATGGCACCTTTGCTCTTACGGCCTCTGTTAGCCGGAGAATGTGAGCTAGAGGATGAATTTGATGGTAGTGGTGATAGTTCGGCACAGCTTCTTGCTGCCGCCAATGCTGCAAACAACGCTCAGGCAATTATTACCACTTTGTTGGAGGAGTACGAGAATGTATTTGAC GAAGAAAATATACAAAGATGTTCTATTTCAGCGGATTCTCGGGTTGAAAACAGCGGGACTGAAGACTCGACTGATGATGATAATATAGATAATAAAGAAAACGGTTACCATGATGCAGAGAATGAAAATGATCAAGAAACAGATGATGATGCTGATCGTGTTCACAGTGGAAAATTAAGCGAAAGTAGTGGTTATGCCGGCAGTGATCTTTATGATTACAAG CAGGCATATGGAGGAGATGATTCCGACGTTGGATCCTCGACTAGTAATCACGCTAAGGCTGGAAATTCAAATCGGAATGCTGTTCCTGATATCCATCTATCTGAGGATAAAAGCAAGCAAAGAAAAGGGAATGAGAACTCAGTTGACGAGAAAGATGTGCCGATTGTGTTGCCTTCGACGGAATCATATCGTTCCATGGGTGAGATTTTATCTTCAATGGATCCCGGCAACCATTTACCTGTGCCTGGAATAGAATCGGGTTCTGGAAAGCAAACTGGTAAAGCTAGTAGTGGCACAAGCTTTAGTTCTAAACGGTCAACCTTCTGGGGAAGAAGCAAT CCGAGGAAGTCACCGTCAGTGGAGTCGGTTGACTCTTCTGGAGAAGAGGA GCTTGCTATTCAAAGGTTAGAGATTGCGAAAAACGATTTGCAACATAGGATCGCAAAGGAG GCTAGAGGCAATGCAATTTTACAAGCAAGCTTAGAGAGAAGGAAACAAGCTTTGCACGAGCGGCGCTTGGCACTTGAACAAGAC GTTTCAAGGTTGCAAGAACAGTTGCAAGCTGAGAGGGATCTTAGAGCTGCTTTGGAAGTTGGTTTGAGCATGTCCTCGGGACAAATTTCCAATTCACGCGGAATGGATTCCAAG ACGAAGGCTGAGCTAGAGGAGATTGCACTTGCTGAAGCCGATGTGGCTAGGTTGAAACAAAAGGTTGCGGAACTTCACCATCAACTTAATCAGCAAAGACAACATCATTACGGTTCACTTACTGATGTAGGTGGTGATCGATACCAGCACGCACAAAATCTTCCTCAGCC GAGATTTCTTCAGCAAGATTTTGATTCAACGCTTGCTTATTGTAATCATGAAAGGAAACAAAGAACCGAG GAGAGTGTGTTGGGAAATGATTGGAGAAATATCAAAGGACAAGTATTGGCTTCTGGTAATGGTACTAGGCAGACGTCTCGGAAGCCGTTTATAGATTCGAGTCCTAGTGATTCGAAAAGCACCGAGGCATCGACAAGTATGTCCGTAGATGAACTCGGTGTTGTTGATTCCGGCTCGGTGCCTTCTACCTCAAGAGCAGCAGAG GTGACAGAATACGGAAGACATCCATCTGTAGCATCTTCGACGTTAGTAGAGTTAACGACCCGTCTTGATTTTTTCAAGGAAAGGCGATCGCAGTTGATGGAACAGCTTCACAACCTTGATTTAAACTATGGTTCTACAACTTCCCAAGACATGGTCTACAAACCAACATCACCATCATGGAGTTGA
- the LOC127117842 gene encoding rho GTPase-activating protein 7 isoform X2 yields MSASLAAFERPRPGASNTVFKSGPLFISSKGIGWKSWKKRWFILTRTSLVFFKNDPSALPQRGGEVNLTLGGIDLNNSGSVVVREDKKLLTVLFPDGRDGRAFTLKAETSEDLFEWKTALEQALAQAPSAALVMGHNGIFRNETTDSIEGSFNQWRDKRPVKSLVVGRPILLALEDIDGGPSFLEKALRFLEKYGTKVEGILRQAADVEEVDRRVQEYEQGKVEFDAEEDSHVVGDCVKHVLRELPSSPVPASCCTALLEAYKIDRKEARINAMRCAILETFPEPNRRLLQRILKMMHTIASHSNENRMTASAVAACMAPLLLRPLLAGECELEDEFDGSGDSSAQLLAAANAANNAQAIITTLLEEYENVFDEENIQRCSISADSRVENSGTEDSTDDDNIDNKENGYHDAENENDQETDDDADRVHSGKLSESSGYAGSDLYDYKAYGGDDSDVGSSTSNHAKAGNSNRNAVPDIHLSEDKSKQRKGNENSVDEKDVPIVLPSTESYRSMGEILSSMDPGNHLPVPGIESGSGKQTGKASSGTSFSSKRSTFWGRSNPRKSPSVESVDSSGEEELAIQRLEIAKNDLQHRIAKEARGNAILQASLERRKQALHERRLALEQDVSRLQEQLQAERDLRAALEVGLSMSSGQISNSRGMDSKTKAELEEIALAEADVARLKQKVAELHHQLNQQRQHHYGSLTDVGGDRYQHAQNLPQPRFLQQDFDSTLAYCNHERKQRTEESVLGNDWRNIKGQVLASGNGTRQTSRKPFIDSSPSDSKSTEASTSMSVDELGVVDSGSVPSTSRAAEVTEYGRHPSVASSTLVELTTRLDFFKERRSQLMEQLHNLDLNYGSTTSQDMVYKPTSPSWS; encoded by the exons ATGTCTGCTTCTTTAGCAGCTTTTGAGAGACCTAGACCTGGGGCTTCAAATACG GTTTTTAAAAGTGGCCCACTTTTCATATCTTCCAAAG GAATAGGCTGGAAGTCCTGGAAGAAGAGGTGGTTTATACTCACGCGCACGTCGCTGGTTTTCTTCAAAAATGACCCT AGTGCTCTTCCTCAGAGAGGCGGGGAAGTAAACCTGACTTTGGGCGGTATTGACCTAAACAACTCGGGGAG TGTTGTTGTTAGAGAAGACAAAAAGCTACTAACAGTATTATTTCCAGATGGACGCGATGGTCGAGCGTTCACCCTTAAG GCGGAGACGTCGGAAGACTTATTTGAATGGAAGACAGCTCTTGAACAAGCCCTTGCACAAGCACCAAGTGCTGCCCTTGTCATGGGACACAACGGGATTTTCAGGAATGAGACAACTGATTCTATTGAAGGGTCTTTCAATCAAT GGAGAGACAAGCGTCCGGTTAAGTCTTTGGTTGTTGGAAGACCGATTCTGCTAGCACTCGAAGATATTGATGGAGGGCCGTCTTTCCTTGAAAAAGCTCTTCGTTTTCTAGAGAAGTATG GAACTAAAGTTGAAGGAATATTGCGGCAGGCTGCAGACGTTGAGGAAGTAGACCGAAGAGTTCAAGAATACGAGCAAG GTAAGGTTGAGTttgatgcagaggaagattccCATGTTGTTGGTGACTGTGTTAAG CATGTTCTAAGGGAGCTTCCCTCGTCTCCGGTTCCAGCTTCATGCTGTACTGCATTGTTGGAGGCTTATA AAATTGATCGCAAGGAAGCTAGGATTAATGCAATGCGCTGTGCTATATTGGAGACCTTTCCAGAGCCAAATCGACGTTTGTTACAGAG AATTTTGAAGATGATGCACACGATCGCTTCTCATTCTAACGAGAATAGGATGACTGCTTCTGCCGTTGCTGCGTGCATGGCACCTTTGCTCTTACGGCCTCTGTTAGCCGGAGAATGTGAGCTAGAGGATGAATTTGATGGTAGTGGTGATAGTTCGGCACAGCTTCTTGCTGCCGCCAATGCTGCAAACAACGCTCAGGCAATTATTACCACTTTGTTGGAGGAGTACGAGAATGTATTTGAC GAAGAAAATATACAAAGATGTTCTATTTCAGCGGATTCTCGGGTTGAAAACAGCGGGACTGAAGACTCGACTGATGATGATAATATAGATAATAAAGAAAACGGTTACCATGATGCAGAGAATGAAAATGATCAAGAAACAGATGATGATGCTGATCGTGTTCACAGTGGAAAATTAAGCGAAAGTAGTGGTTATGCCGGCAGTGATCTTTATGATTACAAG GCATATGGAGGAGATGATTCCGACGTTGGATCCTCGACTAGTAATCACGCTAAGGCTGGAAATTCAAATCGGAATGCTGTTCCTGATATCCATCTATCTGAGGATAAAAGCAAGCAAAGAAAAGGGAATGAGAACTCAGTTGACGAGAAAGATGTGCCGATTGTGTTGCCTTCGACGGAATCATATCGTTCCATGGGTGAGATTTTATCTTCAATGGATCCCGGCAACCATTTACCTGTGCCTGGAATAGAATCGGGTTCTGGAAAGCAAACTGGTAAAGCTAGTAGTGGCACAAGCTTTAGTTCTAAACGGTCAACCTTCTGGGGAAGAAGCAAT CCGAGGAAGTCACCGTCAGTGGAGTCGGTTGACTCTTCTGGAGAAGAGGA GCTTGCTATTCAAAGGTTAGAGATTGCGAAAAACGATTTGCAACATAGGATCGCAAAGGAG GCTAGAGGCAATGCAATTTTACAAGCAAGCTTAGAGAGAAGGAAACAAGCTTTGCACGAGCGGCGCTTGGCACTTGAACAAGAC GTTTCAAGGTTGCAAGAACAGTTGCAAGCTGAGAGGGATCTTAGAGCTGCTTTGGAAGTTGGTTTGAGCATGTCCTCGGGACAAATTTCCAATTCACGCGGAATGGATTCCAAG ACGAAGGCTGAGCTAGAGGAGATTGCACTTGCTGAAGCCGATGTGGCTAGGTTGAAACAAAAGGTTGCGGAACTTCACCATCAACTTAATCAGCAAAGACAACATCATTACGGTTCACTTACTGATGTAGGTGGTGATCGATACCAGCACGCACAAAATCTTCCTCAGCC GAGATTTCTTCAGCAAGATTTTGATTCAACGCTTGCTTATTGTAATCATGAAAGGAAACAAAGAACCGAG GAGAGTGTGTTGGGAAATGATTGGAGAAATATCAAAGGACAAGTATTGGCTTCTGGTAATGGTACTAGGCAGACGTCTCGGAAGCCGTTTATAGATTCGAGTCCTAGTGATTCGAAAAGCACCGAGGCATCGACAAGTATGTCCGTAGATGAACTCGGTGTTGTTGATTCCGGCTCGGTGCCTTCTACCTCAAGAGCAGCAGAG GTGACAGAATACGGAAGACATCCATCTGTAGCATCTTCGACGTTAGTAGAGTTAACGACCCGTCTTGATTTTTTCAAGGAAAGGCGATCGCAGTTGATGGAACAGCTTCACAACCTTGATTTAAACTATGGTTCTACAACTTCCCAAGACATGGTCTACAAACCAACATCACCATCATGGAGTTGA